The Candidatus Methylomirabilota bacterium genome includes a region encoding these proteins:
- a CDS encoding nucleotidyltransferase family protein yields MLSEAESQLVLSCARQRLGPPAAARLGQALAAPLRWDRIIRIAARHGVAPLLHRHLGAPELAEAVPTRARRRLVELYLRGAHQTLHLLRALGDLLARFRAGGLPVVVLKGGSLAQLLYHDATLRPFGDLDVLIRKDDLERARDVLFAAGYRFPPGLLPEGFIRQYHFNLPMVKQGAVQLCVELHWSLTDRFTGQTPDLDGLWARACSATLSGQETLILSPEDLISHLAVHLDMHGYLNRAVVGREDAVRFVFDPSSENRLIWFTDLYEAITASGDRIDWAALVDRGKRAGTSGAIGTSLALLNALYGPVVEPRVLEWLGPPRLSLVKRGVFRWLASGMDRDGDPDSGSRGFFRSRVLPTRQAVQFRLIRLLDVWEYVLPPADVVRRRYHVHRPWQVVFYLFHVANAFVHGGRIALALGWWLLKARMPRATAETP; encoded by the coding sequence ATGCTGTCGGAGGCTGAGAGCCAGCTCGTCCTGAGCTGCGCGCGGCAGCGGCTCGGGCCTCCGGCCGCTGCGCGGCTGGGGCAGGCCCTGGCGGCGCCGCTCCGCTGGGACCGCATTATCCGGATCGCCGCGCGACACGGCGTGGCCCCCCTCCTCCACCGCCACCTGGGTGCGCCCGAGCTCGCCGAGGCCGTCCCCACGCGCGCCCGACGCCGGCTCGTCGAGCTCTATCTCAGAGGGGCGCATCAGACCCTTCACCTGCTGAGGGCCCTCGGGGACCTCCTGGCCCGCTTTCGCGCCGGCGGCCTCCCCGTGGTCGTCCTCAAGGGCGGGAGCCTGGCCCAGCTCCTGTACCACGACGCCACCCTCCGGCCCTTCGGCGACCTCGACGTGCTGATCCGGAAGGACGACCTCGAGCGGGCGCGCGATGTGCTCTTCGCGGCGGGCTACCGGTTTCCGCCCGGGCTGCTGCCCGAGGGCTTCATCCGGCAGTACCACTTCAACCTGCCCATGGTGAAGCAGGGCGCGGTGCAACTCTGTGTCGAGCTCCACTGGAGCCTCACCGACCGGTTCACGGGGCAGACCCCCGACCTGGACGGGCTCTGGGCGCGAGCGTGCTCCGCCACGCTCTCGGGGCAGGAGACCCTGATCCTGTCGCCGGAAGACCTGATCTCCCATCTCGCCGTGCACCTGGACATGCATGGCTACCTGAACCGAGCCGTGGTGGGGCGCGAAGACGCCGTCCGGTTCGTCTTCGATCCGTCGAGCGAGAACCGGCTGATCTGGTTCACCGACCTCTACGAGGCGATCACCGCGTCCGGCGACCGGATCGACTGGGCCGCGCTCGTCGACCGGGGGAAGCGGGCGGGGACGAGCGGCGCCATCGGCACGAGCCTCGCCCTGCTGAACGCGCTCTACGGACCCGTCGTGGAGCCTCGGGTTCTCGAGTGGCTGGGACCGCCCCGGTTGTCGCTGGTCAAGCGCGGAGTGTTCCGCTGGCTCGCATCGGGGATGGACCGTGACGGTGACCCGGACAGCGGCTCGCGGGGGTTTTTCCGCTCGAGGGTGTTGCCGACCCGCCAGGCGGTGCAGTTCCGCTTGATCCGCCTGCTGGACGTCTGGGAGTACGTCTTGCCGCCGGCGGACGTCGTCCGCCGACGATACCACGTCCACCGCCCATGGCAGGTCGTGTTCTACCTCTTCCATGTGGCGAACGCGTTCGTGCACGGCGGGCGCATCGCGCTCGCCCTCGGGTGGTGGCTCCTCAAGGCGCGGATGCCGAGGGCGACGGCGGAGACGCCATAG